The Mangrovimonas cancribranchiae nucleotide sequence GGTAGGCTTTGGGTTGTTACTTATAAAGGGGATTTTATTGATTTCTAACTTCTCTGAAGTAGAAAAGAAGGTCATGTTTAATGGGTAGTTAAACAAGGAGTTTGTTAAGGCTCCTTTTTCTAAAACGACATAACTTAGGCCTTTCTTTTTACATTCTAAAGCGCAAGCAATACCAATAGGACCTGCACCAATAATTATTACGTCTTTTGTTATTATCACTTTTATAGAATTTTTTTATGTAATTGTGTGTTAATTTTAGGTTTTATGACTTGTTTTAACCATTGTAAAAGTATTATACAAACTACTGATAAAAATACCATTACCAGCCACGTGTTGTTATATCCAAGTGTGTCTGTCATTTGCATTCCAGCATTATGTCCAAAAATGTGCGATATGGAAAAAGCAATGCTATACAACGCCATATATTCCCCTTGATTTCCTCGTTTAGAGCGATCTAAAGCAAAGGCATTAGAGAATGGAAACATAACCATTTCGGCAAAGGTCATTAATAAAATACCAATTACCAAAACCCCTGTCCAAGAAAATACAATGACTACTAAAAAACTTATAGCAAGAAGGATGGCACCTTGAATCATAAGTGTTATTTTAGAATAGCTTTTAGTTTCAAGCCATTTAATTATAGGCATTTCAAGCAAAAATATAACAAGACCACTTAAGCCTAATAAAAGTCCTATTTCAACCTCATTTAATAGGTGTATGTTTTTATAGTATATAGGCATGGTGGAAAAGTATTGCAAGAATACAATGCCGAATAGTACCATAGCCAAAATAAAAATCATGAAAGGCATGTCGCTATATGCCGATTTTGGGCTACTGTTTTTATACTCATCAAGAACATTTGCTTTTTTAGGATTGAGTACTCTAATTAATAAGAAAGCAGCAGCAATGCATGTTATACCATCTAACCAAAATAAACCATTGTAACCAACATTGGTGATTATAAACCCGCCTATAGCAGGTCCTGCAGAGAAGCCTAAATTAATTGCTAAGCGAATAAGGGTTACCGAGCGAGTTTTGTTTTCTGCTTTGCTATAAGCACTCATAGCCACAAAAGCTGCTGGACGGAAGGTATCGGCTAGAATCATAGTTATAAATATACCTAAACAAATGGTGTTAAATGTTTGTAGATATTGTAACCCTATAAACGCCACTCCTGTTGTAAATAAGCTAAGCATCATTACTTTGTAATAGCCTATAACATCGGTTAATTTACCACCAAGCCAAGACCCCACTACCGACCCTAAGCCAAAGGCTGACATAATCCAACCGACTTCGCTTACTGTAAAATTTAAATTGGCTGTTAGGTATAATGATAAAAAAGGAACCACCATGGTACCTGCTCTGTTAACTAGCATGATTAGTGCCAACCACCATATTTCTTTTGATAGCCCACCAAAGGTATTTATGTAATTGTTAAATAGTCGTTTCATTTGTTTGAACAGATATATAAAAATAAAAAGTCCAACGATGACGTTGGACTTTTTACAATTGTTTTATGTTGTAATTACATTACTACAATACATTGTTAGTCCAATACTCGTAAAGAATTTTGGTAGACTGTTTATATGTATTGACTGTACGTGTCATGTTATTTTTATAATTAGCTTTTGCTAAGGTAGTTATTTTTTTGATAGGTTTTAAGGTTTATACTAAA carries:
- a CDS encoding MFS transporter; translated protein: MKRLFNNYINTFGGLSKEIWWLALIMLVNRAGTMVVPFLSLYLTANLNFTVSEVGWIMSAFGLGSVVGSWLGGKLTDVIGYYKVMMLSLFTTGVAFIGLQYLQTFNTICLGIFITMILADTFRPAAFVAMSAYSKAENKTRSVTLIRLAINLGFSAGPAIGGFIITNVGYNGLFWLDGITCIAAAFLLIRVLNPKKANVLDEYKNSSPKSAYSDMPFMIFILAMVLFGIVFLQYFSTMPIYYKNIHLLNEVEIGLLLGLSGLVIFLLEMPIIKWLETKSYSKITLMIQGAILLAISFLVVIVFSWTGVLVIGILLMTFAEMVMFPFSNAFALDRSKRGNQGEYMALYSIAFSISHIFGHNAGMQMTDTLGYNNTWLVMVFLSVVCIILLQWLKQVIKPKINTQLHKKIL